The Streptomyces armeniacus genomic interval CGACACCTCGTTGCCGGGCGGCCCGAAGGGGATCACGGCGATGGCCATGAAGGCGGGGATGGTGCCGACGATCGGCGCCAGGATGTAGACCGCCTTGTCGGCGCCCTTCACCACGATGTCTTCCTTGAGCATCAGCTTCACACCGTCGGCGAGGGACTGGAGCATGCCCCAGGGCCCGTGCCGGTTGGGTCCGATGCGCAGCTGCATCCAGGCGACGACCTTGCGCTCCAGCACGATGCAGAGGAGCACGGTCAGCATCAGGAAGGCGAAGCAGAAGACCGCCTTGATCCCGATCAGCCACCAGGGGTCGGTGCCGAAGGCCGTCATGTCCTCGGCCGCGACCACGTGCGCGTAGCCGTGCATCACGCGTCCACCTCCTTCGGGACGGGCGTGCCCGAGGGCACGGGCGTGACCTTGACCAACGCACCCGGCAGCGCGCCCAGGTCCCGCTGGGCGCCGCCGCCGGTGGAGTTGAGCGGGAGCCAGACGACGTGCTCCGGCATCGGGTCGGTGACCATCAGCGGGAGCCGTACGTGCCCGGCGGGGCCGGTGACCTGGACCAGTTCGCCGTCCTTGACGCCGGCCTCCTCCGCGGTGCGCGGAGAGACCCGTACGACCGCGGCGTGCCGCGTGCCGGCCAGCGCCTCGTCGCCCTCCTGCAGGCGGCCCTGGTCGAGCAGCAGCCGGTGGCCCGCGAGCACCGCCTCGCCCTTGCCGGGCTGCGGCAGCGGGCGGGACCGCTCCTGCGGCGGCTCCGGCTGCGGGCCGTTCCAGCCGCCGAGGCGTTCCAGCTCGCGGCGGGCGGCGCGGACGTCGGGGAGCGCCATGGGCTCGTCCAGCGCGTCGGCCAGCATGTGCAGCACCCGGCCGTCGGGCTGTACGTGGCGGCGGGTCATCTGGTCGGGCTTCAGCGCGGCGTCGAAAAGGCGTGCGCGGCCTTCCCAGTTGAGGAACGTGCCGGTCTTCTCGACGACGGCCGCGACCGGGAGGACCACGTCCGCCTGCTCCGTCACCTCGGAGGGCCGCTGTTCCAGGCTGACCAGGAAGCCGACCTCGGCCAGCGCCTCGGCGGCGCGGGCGGGGTCGGGCAGGTCGGCCACCTCGACGCCGCCGACGACCAGTCCGGCCAACTCGCCGGCGGCCGCGGCCTCGACGATCCCGGCGGTGTCGCGTCCCCGCTCCTCCGGGAGCCGGGGCAGGCCCCAGGCCCGGGCGACCTCGTCGCGTGCGCGCGCGTCGGACGCGGGGCGTCCGCCGGGCAGCAGCCCGGCGAGTGCGCCCGCCTCGATGGCGCCGCGTTCGCCCGCCCTGCGGGGAATCCACACGAGCTGTGCCCCGGTGGCGGTGGCCGCCCGTACGGCCGCGGTGAGCGCGCCCGGTGCGGCCGCCAGCCGCTCCCCTACGACGATCACCGCGCCGTCCGTACGGAGCGCCTCCGCGGCCCGTTCGCCGGCCGCGTCGAGCCCGACGCCGCCGGACAGCGCGTCCAGCCACTCCGTCTCGGTGCCAGGCGCGGCGGGCAGCAGCGTGCCGCCGGCCTTCTCCAGCCCGCGGGTGGCGTGCGTGGCCAGCGCGAACGTGCGCTGCCCGTGCTTGCGGTGCGCCTTGCGCAGCCGGAGGAAGACGCCGGGCGCCTCCTCCTCGGACTCGAAGCCCGCCAGCAGTACGGCCGGCGCCTGCTCCAGCGTGGTGTACGTGAGCCCGCTGCCGTCCAGGTCCCGGCCCCGCCCCGCGACGCGAGCGGCGAGGAACGCGGCTTCCTCGGCGGTGTGTACGCGCGCGCGGAAGTCGATGTCGTTGGTGCCGAGCGCGACGCGCGCGAACTTGGCGTACGCGTAGGCGTCCTCGTACGTCAGCCTGCCGCCGGTCAGCACCCCGACGCCGCCGTCGCGGCGGGCCGCGGCCAGTCCGCGTGCCGCCGCCTCCAGCGCCTCCGGCCAGCTGGCCGGGGCCAGTTCACCGGTGTCGGGGTCGCGTACGAGCGGGGTGGTCAGCCGGTCCGGGCGCTGCGCGTAGCGGAAGCCGAAGCGGCCCTTGTCGCACAGCCACTCCTCGTTGACCTCCGGGTCCTCGGCGGCCATCCGGCGCATGACCTTGCCGCGGCGGTGGTCCGTACGGGTCGCGCAGCCGCCCGCGCAGTGCTCGCAGACGCTCGGTGAGGACACCAGGTCGAACGGGCGGGAGCGGAAGCGGTACGCCGCCGAAGTGAGCGCGCCGACGGGGCAGATCTGGATGGTGTTGCCGGAGAAGTACGACTCGAAGGGGTCGCCCTCTCCCGTACCGACCTGCTGGAGCGCGCCGCGTTCCAGCAGCTCGATCATCGGGTCACCCGCGATCTGGTTGGAGAACCGGGTGCAGCGGGCGCACAGCACGCAGCGTTCGCGGTCCAGCAGCACCTGCGTGGAGATGGGCACGGGCTTCTCGAACGTGCGCTTCTTGCCCTCGAAGCGGGAGTCCGCGGAGCCGGTGGACATGGCCTGGTTCTGCAGCGGGCACTCGCCGCCCTTGTCGCAGACAGGGCAGTCCAGCGGGTGGTTGATGAGCAGCAGCTCCATCACACCGCGCTGTGCCTTCTCGGCCACCGGCGAGCTGAGCTGCGTCTTGACCACCATGCCGTCGGTGCAGGTGATGGTGCACGAGGCCATCGGCTTGCGCTGGCCCTCGACCTCGACGATGCACTGCCGGCAGGCACCCGCGGGGTCCAGCAGCGGGTGGTCGCAGAAGCGGGGGATCTCGATGCCGAGCTGTTCGGCGGCGCGGATGACGAGGGTGCCCTTGGGCACGCTGATCGGTACGCCGTCGATGGTCAGCGAGACGAGATCCTCCGGCGGAGGGCCCTCCCCGCCACCGGAGGTCTTGGCGTCGGTCGTCACGGTCACGCATTCACCTCCAGGTGAGCGGTCTTGTCGTCGGCCCAGACCGTGGAGGCGGCCGGGTCGAAGGGGCAGCCACGGCCGGTGACGTGCTGCTCGTACTCCTCGCGGAAGTATTTGAGCGAGGAGAAGATCGGGGAGGCGGCGCCGTCACCGAGCGCGCAGAAGGACTTGCCGTTGATGTTGTCGGCGATGTCGTCGATCTTGTCGATGTCCGACAGCGTGGCCTTGCCCGCCTCGATGTCGCGGAGCAACTGGACGAGCCAGTACGTCCCTTCGCGGCACGGGGTGCACTTGCCGCAGGACTCGTGCGCGTAGAACTCGGTCCAGCGCGTCACGGCGCGTACGACGCAGGTGGTCTCGTCGAAGCACTGGAGCGCCTTGGTGCCCAGCATCGAACCGGCCTCGCCCACGCCCTCGTAGTCCAGCGGCACGTCGAGGTGCTCCTCGGTGAGCATCGGCGTCGACGAGCCGCCCGGGGTCCAGAACTTGAGCCGGTGCCCGGGCCGCATGCCGCCGCTCATGTCCAGCAGCTGGCGCAGCGTGATGCCGAGCGGGGCCTCGTACTGGCCGGGGCCCGCGACGTGGCCGCTCAGGGAGTAGAGCGTGAAGCCCGGGGACTTCTCGCTGCCCATCGACCTGAACCATTCCTTGCCCTTGTTCATCAGGGCGGGAACCGAGGCGATGGACTCGACGTTGTTCACCACAGTGGGGCACGCGTAAAGGCCCGCGACCGCCGGGAAGGGGGGCCGCAGCCGGGGCTGGCCGCGGCGTCCTTCGAGGGAGTCGAGCAGCGCCGTCTCCTCGCCGCAGATGTACGCACCCGCGCCCGCGTGCACTGTCAGCTCCAGGTCCTTGCCGGGGCCGAGCGCGTCCTTGCCGAGATATCCGGCCTCGTACGCCTCGCGCACCGCCAGATGCAGACGGCGCAGCACGGGTACGACCTCGCCGCGCAGGTAGATGAAGGCGTGGTCGGAGCGGATCGCGTGGCAGGCGATCACGATGCCCTCGATCAGCGAGTGCGGATTGGCGAAGAGGAGGGGAATGTCCTTGCAGGTGCCGGGCTCGGACTCGTCCGCGTTCACCACGAGGTAGTGCGGTTTCCCGTCGCCCTGCGGGATGAACTGCCACTTCATGCCGGTGGGGAAGCCGGCGCCGCCGCGGCCGCGCAGCCCCGCGTCCTTCACGTACGCGATGACGTCGTCCGGCGGCATGGCGAGCGCCTTGCGCAGGCCCTCGTAGCCCTCGTAACGGCGGTAGGTGTCCAGCGTCCAGGCGTCGGGCTGGTCCCAGAACGCCGAGAGCACCGGGGTCAGCAGCTTCTCGGGAGACTCGGCGGTCATCACTGGCCCTCCTCGGTGGCCGGGCGCTCGGCGACCGGGTCGGCCTCGGTGACCGGTCCGGACGGGTGCGCGGGGTCGGCCGGCGCGTTCTGCTGGGGTGCGTCGTGCGAGCTGGGCGTCGTCGCGGGCCGCTCGCCCGAGGGCGGCTGCGCGCTGCGCGGGGAGACGACACGGCCCGCCGTGTCGCCCTTCGCGAGCCGCAGTCCGGCGAGCGACGCCGGGCCCGCTCCCCCGGTCGCCTCGGTGGCACCGGGCCGCTCGTCCGGGAATCCGGCCAGGATGCGGGCCGTCTCCTTGAACGTGCAGAGCTTGGCGCCGCGGGTCGGCTGCACCTCGCGGCCCGCCCGCAGGTCGTCGACGAGGGCCTTGGCGCTGTCCGGCGTCTGGTTGTCGAAGAACTCCCAGTTGACCATCACCACCGGCGCGAAGTCGCAGGCGGCGTTGCACTCGATGTGCTCGACGGTCACCTTGCCGTCGTCGGTCGTCTCGTTGTTCCCGACGCCGAGGTGGCGCTGCAGCTCCTCGAAGATCGCGTCGCCGCCCAGGACGGCGCAGAGCGTGTTGGTGCACACCCCGACCTGGTAGTCACCGGACGGCTTGCGGCGGTACATGCTGTAGAACGTCGCGACCGCGTTCACCTCGGCCGTGGCCAGCTCCAGCATCTCGGCGCAGAACTTCTGCCCGGTGCGGGTGACATGGCCTTCCTCGGACTGCACCAGGTGCAGCATCGGCAGCAGCGCCGAGCGGCTGTCCGGGTAGCGCGCGATGATCTCCTTCGCGTCGGCCTCCAGCCGCGCCCGTACGTCCGACGGGTAGTCGGGCGCAGGCAGCTCGGGCATGCCGAGTGACACATCCGTCATCGGTCGACGCCTCCCATCACGGGGTCGAGGGACGCGACGGCGACGATGACGTCGGCCACCTGGCCGCCCTCGCACATCGCCGCCATCGACTGGAGGTTGGTGAACGACGGGTCGCGGAAGTGCACGCGGTACGGGCGGGTGCCGCCGTCGCTCACGGCGTGCACGCCCAGCTCGCCCTTGGGGGACTCCACCGCCGCGTACGCCTGCCCCGGCGGCACCCGGAAGCCCTCCGTCACCAGCTTGAAGTGGTGGATCAGGGCCTCCATGGAGGTGCCCATGATCTTCTTGATGTGGTCGAGGGAGTTCCCGAGCCCGTCCGGGCCGAGCGCGAGCTGCGCGGGCCAGGCGATCTTCTTGTCGCCGACCATCACGGGCCCCGGCTCCAGCCGGTCGATGCACTGCTCGATGATGCGCAGCGACTGCCGCATCTCCTCGATGCGGAGCAGGAACCGGCCGTACGAGTCGCAGGTGTCCACGGTCGGCACGTCGAAGTCGTACGTCTCGTAGCCGCTGTACGGCTGCACCTTGCGCAGGTCGTGCGGCAGCCCGGCGGAGCGCAGGATCGGGCCCGTGGCGCCGAGTGCCATGCAGCCGGCCAGGTCGAGGTAGCCGATGTCCTTCAGCCGCGCCTTGAAGGTGGGGTTGTTGGTGGCGAGCTTGTCGTACTCCGGCAGGTTCTTCCGCATCTTCTTGACGAACTCGCGCAGCGCGTCCACCGTCCCGGGCGGCAGGTCCTGGGAGAGGCCGCCGGGCCGGATGTACGCGTGGTTCATCCGGAGGCCGGTGATCAGCTCGAAGACGTCCAGGACCAGTTCGCGGTCGCGGAAGCCGTAGATCATGACGGTCGTGGCACCGAGCTCCATGCCGCCGGTGGCGACGCAGACCAGGTGCGACGAGAGCCTGTTGAGCTCCTGCATCAGCACGCGGATGACGTTCGCGCGGTCCGGGATCTCGTCCTCGATGCCCAGCAGCTTCTCGACCGCCATGCAGTACGCCGCCTCGTTGAAGAACGGCGTGAGGTAGTCCATGCGCGTCACGAAGGTCGTGCCCTGCGTCCACGTGCGGTACTCGAGGTTCTTCTCGATGCCGGTGTGCAGGTACCCGATGCCGCATCGGGCCTCGGTGACCGTCTCGCCGTCGATCTCCAGGATGAGCCGCAGCACGCCGTGCGTGGAGGGGTGCTGGGGGCCCATGTTGACGATGATGCGCTCGTCGTCGCTCTGGGCGGCGGCCGCGGCGATCTCGTCCCAGTCGCCACCGGTCACGTCGTAGACGGTGCCCTCGGTGGTCTCGCGGATACCCGCGGTGGCATGCGTCGTTGAGGATGACATCAGCTGTACGACCTCCGCTGGTCGGGAGCCGGGATCTGGGCGCCCTTGTACTCGACGGGGATGCCGCCGAGCGGGTAGTCCTTGCGCTGCGGGAAGCCCTGCCAGTCGTCGGGCATCATGATCCGCGTCAGGGCGGGATGCCCGTCGAAGATCAGGCCGAAGAAGTCGTACGTCTCGCGCTCGTGCCAGTCGTTCGTCGGGTAGACGTCGACGATCGACGGGATGTGCGGGTCCGCGTCGGGAGCCGTGACCTCGAGCCGGATCAACCGGTTGTGGGTGAGCGAACGCAGGTGGTAGACGGCGTGCAGCTCGCGCCCGCGGTCCTCGGGGAAGTGGACGGCGCTCACGCCGGTGCACATCTCGAACCGCAGCGCGGGGTCGTCGCGCAGGGTGCGGGCGACCCGGGGCAGGTGCTCCCGTTCGATGTGGAAGGTGAGCTCGCCGACGTCGACCACCGTCTTGGTGATCACGTTCTCGGGCAGCAGGTCCTGCTCCTCGAGCGCGCCCTCCAGCTCGTCGGCCACCTCGTCGAACCAGCCCGCCTCCGGGCCCGGCCCGTACGGGCGCTGGGTGCCGCCGGGCAGCCGTACGGTGCGGACGAGGCCGCCGTAACCGGAGGTGTCGGCGCCCGCGTTGGCGCCGAACATGCCGCGGCGCACGCCGATGACCTCGCCGCCCTCACCGCGGTGACCGGGGAGGTTCTCGGCGTTCAGGTCCTGGTCGGGGTTGACACCGTTGTTCTCAGTCACCGCAGCAGCCCCTTCATCTCGATCGTCGGGAGCGCGTTCTTCGCGGCTTCCTCCGCCTCTCGGGCCGCCTGCTCACGGTTGACGCCGAGCTTCTCGCCCTGGACGTGCTCGTGCAGCTTGAGGATCGCGTCGAGCAGCATCTCGGGACGCGGCGGGCAGCCGGGGAGATAGATGTCGACGGGCACGATGTGGTCGACGCCCTGGACGATCGCGTAGTTGTTGAACATCCCGCCGGACGAGGCGCAGACGCCCATCGAGATGACCCACTTGGGGTTGGGCATCTGGTCGTAGACCTGTCGCAGCACGGGGGCCATCTTCTGGCTGACCCTGCCGGCCACGATCATGAGGTCCGCCTGGCGCGGTGAGCCGCGGAAGACCTCCATGCCGAACCGGGCCAGGTCGTACCGGCCGGCGCCCGTCGTCATCATCTCGATGGCGCAGCAGGCGAGTCCGAAGGTCGCCGGGAACATCGACGACTTGCGCACCCAGCCGGCGGCCTGCTCGACGGTGGTCAGCAGGAAGCCGCTCGGCAGTTTCTCTTCGAGTCCCATTACTTATGCACCTAGTCCCATTCCAGCCCGCCTCGCCGCCACACGTACGCATAGGCGACGAAGACGGTGAGCACGAAGAGCAGCATCTCCACGAGCCCGAAGATCCCGAGGGCGTCGAAGGAGACCGCCCACGGGTAGAGGAAGACGATTTCGATGTCGAAGACGATGAAGAGCATCGCCGTCAGGTAGTACTTGATGGGGAAGCGCCCGCCGCCCTTCGCCTGCGGCGTGGGCTCGATTCCGCACTCGTACGCCTCGAGCTTGGCCCGGTTGTAGCGCTTGGGGCCGATGACCGAGGCCGCGATCACGGAGAAGATGGCAAAGGCAGCTCCGATGCCCCCCAGTACAAGGATGGGCGCGTACGCGTTCACCGCTCCTCGCTCCTTCCAGTCGACCCCTGCTGGGGCAATTCCCAGGCCGCCAGGCCGAGGGGGATCGACTCTGACTTCCGGCTGACCACTGGGCCGGTGCCGTTTCCCACGAAGATCGCTCCTATGTGAGGCAGTTCACAAGCCCTGGTGGAGGCATCCTATGCCCGCTGCTCTGTGATCTGCGACACGGGGTACGACAACGACCTTTGTGATCTCCACCACCCGATAGATGATCATGACGAAAGATGCTCAGCCATCTGCATACGCAAAGCATTCAGTTCTTCACCACAGGTGATCCGGCACCCGTCATGACCTGCCAAAGACTGTCCGCCAATAACAAGGGTAGAACTGCGGTGGCAAATTCGCGCTGGACAACTCCGAGTGCTAGCCGCGCACACGCGCCGGGGCGCTCCCGCGCTCCGCGGCACGACAGCGGGGAGCGTTCTCACGACGCACGGGAACGCGCCACGGGACCGAAGGTCGTGAACGCCCGCACAAGGCAGGATGCGGCTTATCTTCCCGAGTAGGTGATTTACAGGGGCAGTTCGGACATGCTCCGTGACCTGCACCACGCGAACTCGCGGCAGTCGCTGACTTCTTTGCGCCCGTTATACGAGCGTGATAAGCCGAGAGAGCAATTCGGTCTTACTGGACAACTGCCAGGACACAGGCGCGTAGTTGGGCATTGACGTCCCGCGCGGAAGTCCCGGATAGAGATCCAGAAGCGTTCAACTCGCCTTCCACGGCCCCAATGTGGCGCATCCCACTCTTATTGAAGGCACCCCGGAACCCCTGATAGCCAGTACCCATGTCCCAGACCGCTCACATACCCAGCCACCGGAAGCCCCGCGCCCGGTCCAGGAAGAACCTGGCGCTGCGCGCCGGAGTTGCCGGTGGCGTCCTCGGCACGATCGCGGTGACGACCGGTGCAGCATCGGCGTCGTCCGGCGACCACTCGGCCGGCGAGAAGAGCTCGCCCGCCGAGACGACAGCAGAAATGCCCGCCCTCTCCGCGGACCTGCCCGAAACGGCGCAGCGGACCGCCGACTCGCTCGCGATGTCGGCCCTCCAGTACGAGCTGGACGAGGCCAGGGACACCGCGGCCGGCAAGGCGGCGGAGAAGGCCAAGGAAGCCAAGGCCAAGGCCGAGCGCGAGGCACAGGAGGCCCGCAGGGCCGCGGCCGCAGAGAAGGCCGAGGAGCGCGCGTCCCGCGCCTCCGAACGCACCACGCTGAGCGCCGCCGAAGCCCCGGACACGGCCTCCGCGCCGTCCACCGCGACGGGCAGCGCCGCCGAGGTGATCAGCTTCCTGCGGGCGCAGCTCGGCAAGGCGTACGTCTCCGGGGCCACCGGTCCCAGCGCCTACGACTGCTCCGGGCTGACCCAGGCCGCGTTCAAGCAGGTCGGCATCGACCTGCCGCGCGTCTCGCAGGACCAGTCCACCACCGGCACCCCGATCTCGGTCAGCGAAGCCCAGCCGGGCGACCTCCTGTTCTGGGGCGGCACCGGCAGCGCGTACCACGTGGCCGTGTACGTCGGTAACGACCAGTACATCGACGCGGCGAACCCGTCCAAGGGCGTTGTGCAGCAGGCGCTCTCCGACTACCCGCCCACCTCCGCGACCCGCGTCCTCTGACACCCCTCTGAGGCACGCGCCGGCCGCACGCAGCACCGCAGGAACCCAGCAACGCAGCCGGAGCCGGCCGTCGTACACCGACGGCCGGCTCCGTCGTGTCCGCCCGTACGGGGTGCCCGCTCGGGTGCCGGGGCTGCGGCGCGAGGAACTGGCCCAGCTGGCCGGTGTCAGCGTCGCCTACTACTTCCGGCTGGAGCAGGGCCTGTCGCTCAACGCCTCGCCGCAGGTCCTCGACGCGCTCGTCACGGCCCTGCGGCTGGACCCCGCGGAGCGGCGCCACCTGCACACCCTGTCCGGTGATGCCCGTCCGCGCCGCCGCAGGCTCCCCGCCGTGCGCTTCACCGGGGCGGTCCGCCAACTGATGGACGCCTTCGGGGACTCGCCCGTGGTCGTCGTCGGCCGCCGCTCGGACGTCCTGGCGTGGAACCGCACCGGGCACGCGCTGTTCGCCGGGCACCCGGCTCCGGACAGCCCGGCCCAGGGGCCACGCGTCCCTACACCGCCCGGCCGGTGTTCCTGGACGCCCACACGCGGGACCTGTACGTGGACTGGCCCAGGAAGGCACGGGACGTCGTGGGCAAGCTGCGGCAGGCGGTCGGCGAATACCCCGACGACCCGCACCTGGCGTCCCTCATCGGCGAGCTGACCATGCGCAGCCCGCAGTTCGCCACGCTGTGGGCCGAGCACCGCGTACGCGCGTGGGACACGGCCGAGTACCGGATGCGGCATCCCATGGTCGGTGAGCTGGATGTCCTTCAGCACTCGCTCCCGGTGCCCCGGGCGCAGGGGATCCGGCTGGTGGTGACGACGGCCGCGTCCGGCTCCGCCTCGCAGGCGGCACTGCAGCTGCTCTCCCAGAACCTTCAGCCCGCCGCGGACAGCCCGGCGGCCACCGAAACCGACACGGACGCGGACGCCGACGCGGACGCGGACGCCGACGCCGACGGCCCCGCAGGCGCCGTTCCTTCCGTACGCGCCTGATCCGCCCGTATGGCCGCCGCGGGCAGCGCCGCCTCGTCACGCACGCCTGCCTGCCTGCCCGCCGGATGAATTTCACGCCTTCAACTCACCGCGGTACACGCATGCCTCATTCCGGCACGCGCAACACCCGCTGCCTTCCTGAGAAACGAGGACACTGAAGAAGAAGCTCCAGATCGCCGTCGCGGTCGCCGCTCTCGTCGCCGTCGTGGCCACCGGTACGGCATTCGCCATGAACGACTCCGCTTCCGGCTCCGGCTCTGACCAGCACCGGACAGGCCAGGGCAGCCAGCCGACGCCGGGCGTCATCGGCGCCAAGGGCCCTGACGGCTGAAGCACGGCACGATCTCCGCCGTCGGCCTGGACGGAAAGGTGCGCACCCACGTCGACGACCCTGAACTGGTGTCGGCGCAGGCCCGTCAACGTCGACCGCGAGACCGGGAAGCAGGACTGGTGCGTCGATCTGACCGCGGTCGCCAAGGACGGCAAGAAGCACCTGTACGGCCCGCACACGGGCCGTACAGGGACGTACAGGGACGTACAGGGGCGTTCTCCACGTAGCCGCCGCGGCTCAGACCGGCCGGGACGGGACCGTCTCAGCGGAGTCGGGCGCTACGCCTTCGGGGCCACCTTCGACAGGCCGTTGATGATCCGGTCCATGCTGTCGCCGCCCACCGGGTCCGTCAGGTTCGCGAGCATCTTCAGGGTGAAGCGCATCAGCATCGGGTGGCTCAGGCCGCGTTCCGCGGCCAGCTTCATGACCTTCGGGTTGCCGATGAGCTTCACGAAGGCGCGGCCCAGCGTGTAG includes:
- a CDS encoding NADH-quinone oxidoreductase subunit D, encoding MSSSTTHATAGIRETTEGTVYDVTGGDWDEIAAAAAQSDDERIIVNMGPQHPSTHGVLRLILEIDGETVTEARCGIGYLHTGIEKNLEYRTWTQGTTFVTRMDYLTPFFNEAAYCMAVEKLLGIEDEIPDRANVIRVLMQELNRLSSHLVCVATGGMELGATTVMIYGFRDRELVLDVFELITGLRMNHAYIRPGGLSQDLPPGTVDALREFVKKMRKNLPEYDKLATNNPTFKARLKDIGYLDLAGCMALGATGPILRSAGLPHDLRKVQPYSGYETYDFDVPTVDTCDSYGRFLLRIEEMRQSLRIIEQCIDRLEPGPVMVGDKKIAWPAQLALGPDGLGNSLDHIKKIMGTSMEALIHHFKLVTEGFRVPPGQAYAAVESPKGELGVHAVSDGGTRPYRVHFRDPSFTNLQSMAAMCEGGQVADVIVAVASLDPVMGGVDR
- a CDS encoding C40 family peptidase, with the protein product MSQTAHIPSHRKPRARSRKNLALRAGVAGGVLGTIAVTTGAASASSGDHSAGEKSSPAETTAEMPALSADLPETAQRTADSLAMSALQYELDEARDTAAGKAAEKAKEAKAKAEREAQEARRAAAAEKAEERASRASERTTLSAAEAPDTASAPSTATGSAAEVISFLRAQLGKAYVSGATGPSAYDCSGLTQAAFKQVGIDLPRVSQDQSTTGTPISVSEAQPGDLLFWGGTGSAYHVAVYVGNDQYIDAANPSKGVVQQALSDYPPTSATRVL
- the nuoE gene encoding NADH-quinone oxidoreductase subunit NuoE; this encodes MTDVSLGMPELPAPDYPSDVRARLEADAKEIIARYPDSRSALLPMLHLVQSEEGHVTRTGQKFCAEMLELATAEVNAVATFYSMYRRKPSGDYQVGVCTNTLCAVLGGDAIFEELQRHLGVGNNETTDDGKVTVEHIECNAACDFAPVVMVNWEFFDNQTPDSAKALVDDLRAGREVQPTRGAKLCTFKETARILAGFPDERPGATEATGGAGPASLAGLRLAKGDTAGRVVSPRSAQPPSGERPATTPSSHDAPQQNAPADPAHPSGPVTEADPVAERPATEEGQ
- the nuoF gene encoding NADH-quinone oxidoreductase subunit NuoF codes for the protein MTAESPEKLLTPVLSAFWDQPDAWTLDTYRRYEGYEGLRKALAMPPDDVIAYVKDAGLRGRGGAGFPTGMKWQFIPQGDGKPHYLVVNADESEPGTCKDIPLLFANPHSLIEGIVIACHAIRSDHAFIYLRGEVVPVLRRLHLAVREAYEAGYLGKDALGPGKDLELTVHAGAGAYICGEETALLDSLEGRRGQPRLRPPFPAVAGLYACPTVVNNVESIASVPALMNKGKEWFRSMGSEKSPGFTLYSLSGHVAGPGQYEAPLGITLRQLLDMSGGMRPGHRLKFWTPGGSSTPMLTEEHLDVPLDYEGVGEAGSMLGTKALQCFDETTCVVRAVTRWTEFYAHESCGKCTPCREGTYWLVQLLRDIEAGKATLSDIDKIDDIADNINGKSFCALGDGAASPIFSSLKYFREEYEQHVTGRGCPFDPAASTVWADDKTAHLEVNA
- a CDS encoding NuoB/complex I 20 kDa subunit family protein, with protein sequence MGLEEKLPSGFLLTTVEQAAGWVRKSSMFPATFGLACCAIEMMTTGAGRYDLARFGMEVFRGSPRQADLMIVAGRVSQKMAPVLRQVYDQMPNPKWVISMGVCASSGGMFNNYAIVQGVDHIVPVDIYLPGCPPRPEMLLDAILKLHEHVQGEKLGVNREQAAREAEEAAKNALPTIEMKGLLR
- a CDS encoding NADH-quinone oxidoreductase subunit G codes for the protein MTVTTDAKTSGGGEGPPPEDLVSLTIDGVPISVPKGTLVIRAAEQLGIEIPRFCDHPLLDPAGACRQCIVEVEGQRKPMASCTITCTDGMVVKTQLSSPVAEKAQRGVMELLLINHPLDCPVCDKGGECPLQNQAMSTGSADSRFEGKKRTFEKPVPISTQVLLDRERCVLCARCTRFSNQIAGDPMIELLERGALQQVGTGEGDPFESYFSGNTIQICPVGALTSAAYRFRSRPFDLVSSPSVCEHCAGGCATRTDHRRGKVMRRMAAEDPEVNEEWLCDKGRFGFRYAQRPDRLTTPLVRDPDTGELAPASWPEALEAAARGLAAARRDGGVGVLTGGRLTYEDAYAYAKFARVALGTNDIDFRARVHTAEEAAFLAARVAGRGRDLDGSGLTYTTLEQAPAVLLAGFESEEEAPGVFLRLRKAHRKHGQRTFALATHATRGLEKAGGTLLPAAPGTETEWLDALSGGVGLDAAGERAAEALRTDGAVIVVGERLAAAPGALTAAVRAATATGAQLVWIPRRAGERGAIEAGALAGLLPGGRPASDARARDEVARAWGLPRLPEERGRDTAGIVEAAAAGELAGLVVGGVEVADLPDPARAAEALAEVGFLVSLEQRPSEVTEQADVVLPVAAVVEKTGTFLNWEGRARLFDAALKPDQMTRRHVQPDGRVLHMLADALDEPMALPDVRAARRELERLGGWNGPQPEPPQERSRPLPQPGKGEAVLAGHRLLLDQGRLQEGDEALAGTRHAAVVRVSPRTAEEAGVKDGELVQVTGPAGHVRLPLMVTDPMPEHVVWLPLNSTGGGAQRDLGALPGALVKVTPVPSGTPVPKEVDA
- a CDS encoding NADH-quinone oxidoreductase subunit A, yielding MNAYAPILVLGGIGAAFAIFSVIAASVIGPKRYNRAKLEAYECGIEPTPQAKGGGRFPIKYYLTAMLFIVFDIEIVFLYPWAVSFDALGIFGLVEMLLFVLTVFVAYAYVWRRGGLEWD
- a CDS encoding NADH-quinone oxidoreductase subunit C, whose protein sequence is MTENNGVNPDQDLNAENLPGHRGEGGEVIGVRRGMFGANAGADTSGYGGLVRTVRLPGGTQRPYGPGPEAGWFDEVADELEGALEEQDLLPENVITKTVVDVGELTFHIEREHLPRVARTLRDDPALRFEMCTGVSAVHFPEDRGRELHAVYHLRSLTHNRLIRLEVTAPDADPHIPSIVDVYPTNDWHERETYDFFGLIFDGHPALTRIMMPDDWQGFPQRKDYPLGGIPVEYKGAQIPAPDQRRSYS